In one window of Bdellovibrio bacteriovorus W DNA:
- a CDS encoding flagellin (COG1344 Flagellin and related hook-associated proteins), which translates to MGMRISTNVSAINAQRTMTSSQRAIGKSMEQLSSGSRINKAADDAAGLAISESLKSQVRSLSQASRNANDGISMVQTAEGGLSEVSNILVRMRELGVQASSDTIGDTERGFLNKEVQQLKEEAQRITQTTKFGTTKLLDGSANKFDFQVGIGNDPEADRISFNAGETNASIDKLGISNFDFSSKSGAQKALSAIDNAQTTVNGYRANLGALQNRLSSTVDNLGVQHENISAANSRIRDTDIAAASAESTRNSVLLQANTSVLAQANAMPNAALRLIG; encoded by the coding sequence ATGGGAATGAGAATTTCTACGAACGTTTCAGCAATCAACGCGCAAAGAACGATGACGAGCTCACAGCGCGCAATCGGGAAATCAATGGAGCAATTGTCTTCAGGTTCTCGAATCAACAAAGCCGCAGACGACGCTGCCGGTTTAGCAATTAGTGAGAGTTTGAAATCGCAAGTTCGCTCTCTTAGCCAAGCTTCTCGAAATGCGAACGATGGTATTTCCATGGTTCAAACAGCAGAGGGGGGTCTGAGTGAAGTATCGAACATTTTAGTGAGAATGCGCGAATTAGGAGTTCAAGCATCTTCTGATACCATTGGGGACACAGAGAGAGGATTTCTAAATAAAGAGGTCCAGCAACTCAAAGAGGAAGCTCAAAGGATTACGCAAACTACGAAGTTTGGTACGACGAAGCTTCTTGATGGCTCTGCGAATAAGTTCGATTTCCAAGTGGGGATCGGGAATGATCCAGAGGCCGATAGAATTTCATTTAATGCCGGTGAAACAAATGCATCGATTGATAAACTAGGAATTTCAAATTTCGACTTCTCGTCGAAAAGTGGCGCACAAAAAGCACTCAGTGCGATTGATAATGCGCAAACAACAGTGAACGGTTATCGTGCGAATCTAGGGGCCCTACAGAACCGCCTATCTTCGACAGTCGATAACTTGGGTGTTCAGCATGAAAATATCTCTGCCGCAAACTCGCGAATCAGAGATACGGACATCGCAGCAGCCTCAGCAGAGTCCACTCGTAACTCAGTTCTCTTACAAGCGAACACGAGTGTTCTTGCCCAGGCCAATGCAATGCCAAATGCAGCCCTTCGCTTAATTGGATAA
- a CDS encoding thiamine transport system permease protein ThiP (COG1178 ABC-type Fe3+ transport system, permease component) — MSPQRIIALASTALLLFPFIFLIYQFRLFSFPEAGEIFWAFKNSFIQSFFSALLSILLGFIGALGIVRLAQNKLRLLLEWICLIPNFVPPLFILLAVLNVLQPFPMGVWGIVLIHSFINIGLCAVILARAIENKAGGMIELGYIEGASRTRLFWAGVVPMLKSDIGRLFLFVFILSFASFSVPLIVGGGTGTTLEVLIYERIRLSADWGEAVFIAALQSLFIFGLSLLVMKSRIQGANRRIPALALGSWLGIAFIGILNSFLFYGYLKGVFAGFSNLATFSGMSQEILSAFLNTVWVGLLVGLFSLLGLLIFAFCWPLNWFEKFLNGYVAPSTALACFAFLVMGGSTVVVSYLKIPFVLFLLSITSLYRLGWSSHLESLRRQYVVAEAMGATHRETFKAVILPQLIDKVGLLAGIGAVWACGDFAVSRILAHRDFTIGMLTETLMSTYRLNQAATLSTLLILASGVCFLVFWGGCRVLSKKLNS; from the coding sequence TTGAGTCCTCAGCGGATCATAGCTTTAGCCTCGACGGCTCTTTTACTTTTTCCATTCATATTTCTTATATACCAGTTTCGCCTCTTTTCATTTCCGGAAGCAGGCGAAATTTTCTGGGCATTTAAAAATAGTTTTATACAGTCTTTTTTTTCTGCTTTGCTTTCAATACTATTGGGGTTCATCGGTGCTTTAGGCATCGTGCGCTTAGCTCAGAATAAGCTGCGTCTGCTTTTAGAGTGGATCTGTTTGATTCCTAATTTTGTGCCGCCTCTTTTTATTCTTTTGGCGGTTTTAAATGTGCTTCAGCCATTTCCGATGGGTGTTTGGGGAATTGTACTCATTCACTCGTTTATTAATATCGGGCTCTGTGCAGTGATTCTTGCTCGTGCGATTGAGAATAAAGCGGGGGGAATGATTGAGCTTGGATATATCGAGGGAGCTTCCCGCACGCGCCTTTTTTGGGCAGGTGTTGTGCCGATGCTCAAATCCGATATCGGGCGGTTGTTTTTATTTGTTTTTATTCTCTCTTTTGCAAGTTTCTCGGTGCCTCTGATTGTGGGTGGAGGAACGGGTACGACGTTGGAAGTTTTAATCTATGAGCGTATTCGTCTATCTGCAGACTGGGGAGAGGCTGTTTTCATTGCAGCCCTTCAAAGTTTATTTATTTTTGGACTTTCTTTATTGGTCATGAAATCAAGAATTCAAGGAGCCAATAGACGCATTCCTGCTCTTGCCTTGGGCTCGTGGTTGGGAATTGCATTTATAGGAATTCTGAATTCATTTCTTTTTTATGGGTATCTTAAGGGAGTTTTTGCTGGATTTTCAAATCTCGCGACCTTCTCGGGGATGAGTCAGGAAATTCTATCCGCCTTTTTAAACACGGTCTGGGTGGGGCTTCTTGTCGGTCTATTCAGTCTTCTTGGATTATTAATATTTGCATTTTGCTGGCCTTTAAATTGGTTCGAAAAGTTTCTAAATGGGTATGTGGCACCATCAACAGCTTTAGCTTGTTTTGCATTTTTGGTGATGGGTGGAAGTACAGTTGTCGTTTCTTATTTAAAGATTCCTTTTGTACTTTTTCTTCTAAGTATCACCAGCCTTTATCGTTTGGGTTGGTCTTCTCATTTAGAATCTTTGCGCAGGCAGTACGTAGTGGCGGAGGCAATGGGAGCTACCCATCGAGAAACATTCAAAGCGGTGATACTGCCTCAGCTTATTGATAAGGTAGGGCTTCTGGCAGGCATCGGTGCTGTTTGGGCTTGTGGGGACTTTGCAGTTTCAAGAATCTTAGCTCATCGTGACTTCACAATCGGGATGCTCACTGAAACATTGATGAGCACGTACCGATTAAATCAAGCGGCGACTTTAAGTACGTTATTAATATTGGCATCTGGTGTATGTTTTCTTGTGTTCTGGGGAGGTTGTCGTGTCCTTAGTAAAAAACTTAATTCGTAA
- a CDS encoding two component sensor histidine kinase (COG0642 Signal transduction histidine kinase): protein MTIRLRIFLFNLISVLLATVVVALIGLKIVESTIIDSTYDKLTLIRVTKTSAIEGYFKSLHVAINMVASHRQTDDLLLSKSTNSIPHFRRILDNYVLDFNIYDLILVDPKGRVVYSTRKDVKDGENILKGSAEHEKLEDLYNWGLSAVEGTTLFIDFNRITSAQPDAMAYLATTVYRDGKHLGVLMLKVSISEIDRLTSDNFSWAVHGLGKTGETLIYGEDWSLRNTGRFAMDTQAQSITDHANRGNEDIKKIENISEIKEIGTDYRGHRVIRSIGKIFLPNGEIWYIQTKIDESEAFAVLERIAIASGAAATLIFILFFFATFAATGKVVEPIQLLIDRFENLGTSNLTQKINYSSQDEIGLLVSKYNQLADRLETTTVSKEFLDSVIQSIKAFLFIVRVSVDQENWDSTYTISQANESAMRLIGVSPENLHETDLKKIIIAQPEFNNYSWLLQTRHSIQAEILNHKGQKIPVLINWAALPNRASKDLTFVFVATDIAERISAERELIEARETAVKASQAKSEFLARMSHEIRTPLNAIIGITDVLAESDLKPDQAKLLKVCANAGENLLALINDILDISKIEAREVKLENIPFNLEATTHNICEILKQKAAEKDLQFTLDIQIDHEKSHVILGDPTRLRQILLNLIGNAIKFTQSGEITVSLRFDDYDSRFVRFCIKDTGTGIPVSKQSQLFQNFVQADSSITRKYGGTGLGLTISKNLVELMGGKIWFKSQEGKGSEFYFTIPFTPVEQIYLESTSAPEVETRSEVANYEETPKHILIVDDTDDNRFLLQTYLKKLPYIVHQASDGQEAIEAVFKNDFDLILMDIQMPVMDGYEATRRIREWETSLGKSPVPIIAVSANAMAEDIQKSMDAGCTEHATTPIKKAAFIDMVNRYTRKT, encoded by the coding sequence ATGACTATTAGACTCAGAATATTTTTATTTAATCTTATTTCCGTTTTATTAGCGACAGTCGTTGTGGCGCTTATTGGTCTTAAGATTGTTGAATCTACGATCATCGATAGTACCTACGACAAGCTCACTCTGATTCGCGTTACCAAAACCAGCGCCATCGAAGGATACTTTAAAAGTTTACATGTCGCGATCAATATGGTCGCCTCGCACCGGCAAACTGACGATCTCCTCTTATCTAAATCTACAAATTCGATTCCTCACTTCAGAAGAATTCTAGATAACTACGTTCTAGATTTTAATATCTATGATCTTATTCTTGTGGACCCCAAAGGACGTGTTGTTTATTCGACAAGAAAAGATGTCAAAGACGGCGAAAATATACTGAAGGGCTCTGCTGAGCACGAAAAGCTTGAAGATCTGTATAACTGGGGACTTTCTGCTGTCGAGGGCACTACGCTTTTTATAGATTTTAATCGGATTACCAGTGCGCAGCCAGATGCTATGGCTTATCTAGCCACCACAGTTTATCGAGACGGAAAGCATCTGGGTGTATTGATGTTAAAAGTTTCTATTTCAGAAATTGATCGTTTAACAAGCGACAACTTCTCGTGGGCTGTCCACGGCCTTGGAAAAACTGGGGAGACTCTTATTTACGGTGAAGACTGGAGCCTGCGCAACACCGGCCGCTTTGCGATGGATACGCAAGCACAAAGCATTACCGACCATGCCAATCGTGGAAATGAAGATATCAAGAAAATTGAAAACATTAGCGAAATTAAGGAAATCGGAACCGACTATCGTGGCCACAGGGTCATTCGATCTATTGGGAAGATCTTCCTACCCAACGGAGAGATTTGGTATATTCAAACAAAGATTGATGAAAGTGAAGCCTTTGCGGTCTTAGAGAGAATCGCGATCGCCTCTGGAGCCGCAGCCACATTAATCTTTATTCTCTTTTTCTTTGCAACCTTTGCAGCCACCGGAAAGGTCGTAGAACCCATTCAGCTTCTTATCGATCGTTTTGAAAACCTAGGCACGAGCAATCTCACACAAAAAATTAATTACAGTTCACAAGACGAAATTGGTTTGCTTGTTAGCAAATACAACCAGCTGGCGGACCGTCTAGAGACCACAACCGTTTCTAAGGAATTTCTTGATAGTGTTATTCAATCCATCAAAGCCTTTCTATTTATTGTGCGCGTCTCTGTGGACCAAGAAAACTGGGATTCAACTTATACAATTTCACAGGCCAACGAATCGGCGATGAGGCTTATCGGGGTCAGCCCTGAAAATTTACATGAAACGGATCTAAAGAAAATAATTATCGCCCAACCTGAGTTTAATAACTACTCTTGGCTGCTACAGACACGCCATAGTATTCAGGCCGAAATCCTAAACCATAAAGGTCAAAAGATTCCTGTCCTTATAAACTGGGCGGCTTTGCCTAATAGAGCGAGCAAGGACTTGACGTTCGTTTTTGTAGCAACCGATATTGCCGAACGAATTTCTGCTGAGCGTGAGCTCATTGAAGCGCGAGAGACCGCCGTAAAAGCCTCGCAAGCAAAATCTGAGTTTTTAGCTCGCATGAGTCACGAAATTCGAACTCCTTTAAATGCCATTATAGGCATCACGGACGTCCTAGCTGAAAGTGATTTGAAGCCAGATCAGGCAAAGCTTTTAAAGGTATGTGCAAATGCCGGAGAGAATCTCTTGGCACTTATTAACGATATTCTCGACATTTCAAAAATCGAAGCTCGCGAAGTTAAACTAGAAAATATTCCCTTTAATTTGGAAGCTACAACCCATAATATCTGCGAGATTTTAAAACAAAAAGCCGCGGAAAAAGATTTACAATTTACCTTAGACATTCAGATTGATCATGAAAAGTCGCACGTCATCCTCGGCGACCCCACACGCCTTCGTCAGATTCTTTTAAATCTTATTGGTAATGCTATTAAATTTACACAAAGTGGTGAGATCACAGTCTCTCTACGCTTTGATGATTATGACAGTCGTTTTGTACGTTTTTGCATAAAAGATACTGGGACAGGTATTCCAGTTAGTAAACAGAGCCAGCTCTTTCAAAACTTTGTACAAGCTGACAGTTCCATCACTCGAAAATATGGTGGCACAGGCCTTGGCTTAACAATTTCAAAGAATCTTGTTGAGCTAATGGGTGGTAAAATTTGGTTTAAGAGCCAAGAGGGCAAAGGCAGTGAATTTTATTTCACAATTCCATTCACGCCCGTGGAACAAATCTATCTTGAATCTACCTCAGCCCCTGAGGTTGAAACTCGATCGGAAGTCGCAAACTACGAAGAGACTCCAAAGCATATTCTCATCGTAGATGATACAGATGATAATCGTTTCTTATTGCAAACTTATCTGAAGAAACTACCGTACATTGTCCATCAAGCCTCTGACGGACAAGAAGCTATCGAAGCCGTTTTTAAAAATGACTTCGATCTTATACTTATGGACATCCAGATGCCCGTTATGGATGGCTATGAGGCGACTCGTCGTATCCGCGAGTGGGAAACAAGCCTTGGAAAATCACCCGTTCCCATTATCGCCGTCAGTGCCAATGCGATGGCTGAAGATATTCAGAAGTCTATGGATGCTGGATGTACCGAACACGCCACGACACCAATTAAGAAAGCGGCGTTCATTGATATGGTCAATCGCTATACAAGAAAGACTTAG
- a CDS encoding flagellin (COG1344 Flagellin and related hook-associated proteins): protein MGLRIATNTASISAQRVLGAQQKRAEHSAQAIASGSRIVSAADDAAGLAISENFKGQLRGISQARNNANNAISFSQVGEGGLSEISNILVRLRELGVQASSDTVGETERGFLNNEANQLIQEADRIAKTTVFGNTKLLDGSGGKLEFHVGPNGGKENIVSFDFDSNATTSSLGISGLKVSSKSNARSSLEAVDKAMQKVGTLRANFGAMQSRMESTVNNLDISFENLSAANSRIRDTDIAKETAELTSAGILQNAAVSVLAQANQLPAVAMKLV from the coding sequence ATGGGCTTAAGAATCGCAACCAATACGGCATCTATTTCCGCGCAAAGGGTTTTAGGTGCGCAACAAAAAAGAGCCGAGCACTCTGCTCAGGCTATCGCTTCAGGATCGCGCATTGTGAGTGCCGCAGATGACGCTGCGGGATTAGCGATCTCTGAAAACTTCAAAGGACAATTAAGAGGGATTAGCCAGGCAAGAAATAATGCCAACAACGCTATTTCCTTCTCGCAAGTTGGTGAAGGGGGATTGAGCGAGATCTCTAATATCTTAGTTCGTTTGCGTGAACTTGGAGTTCAAGCATCTTCGGATACTGTTGGCGAAACAGAGCGGGGATTTTTAAATAACGAGGCCAATCAATTAATTCAAGAGGCTGATCGTATTGCCAAAACCACGGTATTTGGTAACACGAAGCTCTTAGATGGATCGGGTGGAAAGCTTGAGTTCCACGTCGGACCTAATGGTGGAAAAGAAAATATTGTTAGTTTTGATTTTGATTCGAATGCCACGACGAGTTCATTGGGAATTAGTGGTTTAAAAGTTAGTAGTAAATCTAATGCACGAAGTTCACTCGAGGCTGTCGATAAGGCTATGCAAAAGGTCGGGACGCTCAGAGCAAACTTCGGTGCGATGCAATCAAGAATGGAGTCGACGGTAAATAATCTCGATATTTCTTTTGAGAACTTATCGGCGGCGAATTCACGAATTCGTGACACAGACATTGCTAAAGAAACTGCGGAATTAACATCTGCAGGAATTTTACAAAATGCAGCAGTATCAGTTTTGGCTCAGGCCAACCAACTGCCGGCTGTTGCAATGAAGTTAGTGTAG
- a CDS encoding hypothetical protein (COG2821 Membrane-bound lytic murein transglycosylase) has translation MRSGALLLGLSLLVGCAASKSTSGNSMKPTIYYKPTVYYDDTGCTVDELRDVKNPQGEVLITLCESDYAQCLMEGSCFVLSAGDLRSYNYHSTIAGIPRFVEVNLEECPFGYGVKSSCLDPYYTVAADLKFHKAGDVIFVPRLQGAKLPSGEVHDGFLVIRDSGGGIIGEHRFDFFTGFYNHLARPNTLARLGFGDPKNRFEYRKATEEEAENIRQRRNYPKLTEKVLHSGKRR, from the coding sequence ATGCGATCAGGTGCGCTGCTACTCGGTTTGTCATTACTTGTGGGATGTGCTGCCTCTAAGTCTACATCCGGAAATTCTATGAAGCCGACGATCTACTATAAACCCACAGTCTATTATGATGATACAGGATGCACTGTTGACGAATTAAGGGATGTGAAGAATCCACAAGGTGAGGTCTTGATAACGCTTTGTGAATCAGATTATGCCCAATGTTTGATGGAGGGATCTTGCTTTGTTTTATCAGCGGGTGATCTGCGTTCTTACAACTACCACTCTACTATCGCAGGCATTCCACGCTTTGTTGAGGTCAATTTAGAAGAGTGCCCGTTCGGCTATGGCGTTAAGAGCAGTTGCTTAGATCCTTACTACACCGTGGCTGCTGATTTGAAGTTTCATAAAGCGGGAGATGTTATTTTTGTTCCTCGCCTACAGGGCGCTAAGTTGCCGAGTGGAGAAGTACACGATGGATTTTTAGTGATCCGTGACTCCGGAGGAGGAATTATTGGTGAGCATCGTTTTGATTTCTTCACAGGCTTTTACAACCATTTAGCTCGTCCTAATACTTTGGCGAGATTAGGTTTTGGCGATCCAAAAAATCGCTTCGAGTATCGAAAAGCGACAGAAGAAGAAGCTGAAAATATTCGCCAAAGGCGCAATTACCCAAAACTGACGGAGAAAGTTTTGCACTCGGGGAAAAGGCGCTAA
- a CDS encoding flagellar protein FliS (COG1516 Flagellin-specific chaperone FliS): MNKNAYQKYKTTSVQSASKEKILLMLYEGAIKFTKLAIKAIDEKKIADRGVNIGRAFDIIMELNNTLDHKVGGDVAIQLEQLYMFMMEQYTKSNISGDPEPLKSNLKLLETLYDGWVQAVEKIKRDAEGTTEKKVG, translated from the coding sequence ATGAATAAAAATGCGTATCAAAAGTACAAAACAACTTCTGTACAGAGTGCTAGTAAAGAAAAGATTCTTCTAATGCTTTACGAAGGTGCGATTAAGTTTACAAAGCTTGCGATTAAAGCGATCGACGAAAAGAAGATTGCGGATCGTGGAGTTAATATCGGACGTGCTTTTGATATTATCATGGAACTAAATAATACCCTCGATCACAAAGTGGGTGGTGATGTAGCGATCCAGCTTGAACAGCTTTATATGTTCATGATGGAGCAATACACAAAGTCAAATATCTCTGGAGATCCAGAGCCATTGAAATCAAATCTTAAGCTTTTAGAAACTCTTTATGATGGCTGGGTTCAGGCCGTTGAAAAAATCAAAAGAGATGCTGAAGGCACAACAGAAAAAAAAGTGGGCTAG
- a CDS encoding flagellar hook associated protein (COG1345 Flagellar capping protein), with the protein MASGLPPNIVEQLMEAERIPVQQMEVQKTKQEDKLKLVNELETKITDITKSLGELTSTRGFSDKKFVSSDENVIAGKVDPEVAVAGEHTLEVVQLAENPGAMSNGFPDKNESQVGVGYIKFKTSEGTKEVYINGKSNTLEGVARQINAADVGVTAQVVEDRKDKSNPFKLMISGLETGDDKQVTFPKIYLLDGDRDLFFKESRPAKNAKVKVNGFEIEIPENKSTDLIPGVALDLKSAAPGKQIRMSVQENYEVISGKIKSFVEAYNGALDFIQKQSKLQASNSGTPRLGPLGGDGMIRSVESALRRIILNPQLSGESPIRRVGELGIEFNRNGSLDFKEDKFNKVLQEKPNEVAAFFRGDGFNTGFVATIRREVGSMVNGSFGTVSNRKRGLQDRISQVNTRIENKERQLERKEDSLRRKFADLEQKMSDLGAQQARVAAMGQG; encoded by the coding sequence ATGGCCTCTGGGTTACCACCAAATATCGTTGAGCAGCTTATGGAAGCTGAACGTATTCCTGTGCAACAAATGGAAGTTCAAAAAACCAAACAAGAAGACAAGCTGAAGTTGGTCAATGAACTCGAAACGAAAATTACAGATATTACGAAGAGCTTAGGGGAGCTGACATCAACACGTGGATTCTCTGATAAAAAGTTTGTTTCTAGTGACGAGAACGTCATTGCAGGAAAAGTAGATCCTGAAGTGGCCGTCGCGGGAGAGCACACACTTGAGGTTGTTCAGTTAGCGGAAAACCCTGGAGCTATGTCGAATGGTTTTCCGGATAAAAACGAATCCCAAGTAGGGGTTGGTTATATCAAGTTTAAAACCTCTGAAGGAACGAAAGAGGTTTATATCAACGGCAAGAGTAACACTCTTGAGGGTGTGGCTCGTCAGATCAATGCGGCGGACGTAGGCGTCACGGCTCAAGTGGTTGAAGACCGTAAAGATAAAAGCAATCCGTTCAAGCTCATGATTTCAGGGCTTGAAACTGGTGATGATAAGCAAGTGACGTTTCCAAAGATTTATCTTTTGGATGGCGATAGGGATTTATTCTTTAAAGAATCTCGCCCGGCGAAGAATGCCAAGGTGAAGGTCAATGGATTTGAAATTGAAATCCCAGAGAATAAATCAACGGATTTAATTCCTGGTGTGGCTCTTGATTTAAAGTCAGCAGCTCCAGGAAAACAAATTCGTATGAGCGTGCAAGAAAACTATGAAGTTATTAGCGGCAAGATTAAGAGCTTCGTTGAGGCTTATAATGGCGCCTTAGACTTTATTCAGAAGCAAAGTAAGTTGCAGGCTTCAAATTCTGGAACTCCTCGCTTAGGCCCATTAGGCGGCGATGGAATGATCCGCTCTGTAGAGAGTGCTCTACGTCGAATCATTCTTAATCCACAGCTTTCTGGAGAATCGCCAATTCGTCGTGTGGGAGAGTTGGGGATTGAATTTAATAGAAATGGATCTTTGGACTTTAAAGAAGACAAGTTCAATAAGGTTTTACAAGAAAAACCGAATGAAGTGGCGGCCTTCTTTAGAGGAGATGGTTTTAATACTGGGTTTGTGGCGACGATCCGTCGCGAAGTCGGCTCGATGGTGAATGGTTCGTTTGGAACTGTTTCAAATCGTAAGCGGGGTTTGCAAGATCGTATCTCTCAAGTAAACACGCGTATTGAAAACAAAGAGCGTCAGCTTGAAAGAAAAGAAGATAGCTTACGTCGTAAGTTTGCAGATTTAGAACAGAAGATGTCAGACCTCGGTGCGCAGCAGGCGCGGGTCGCAGCTATGGGGCAAGGATAA
- a CDS encoding putative O-linked GlcNAc transferase (COG0457 FOG: TPR repeat), which produces MLESQLLQKSSDHYFDPIEQNSEKNSSNIYFDVETAVSSFEGEVETQEFQVVDSKTQKYLANAQVLIKHKEYDLALNILRQASTRDSKNPSVLKMLGNCLERKGNFKEAMFARKALVKYDYGFESLYLQATCLYKLGQDEMALEKYYEALSVLKEEDTQLFEAYKNMGNIFVRQGDFEGAEEFYNKAYTMNSQSDILLVNLGTLQVQRNDFEKSLYCFRKAVEVNSLNDKAWVGLAMVHNQLGDSDLAWANLQSAIDINPGNRTAVHLLANWSLRDKKIKAGILALQQYLASVESDEDMSLVLINLLCSDGQIEWALMEMERVLLWNPEHQEVKALKKRLNNTVGAA; this is translated from the coding sequence ATGTTAGAAAGCCAGTTATTGCAAAAGTCCAGCGATCATTACTTTGATCCTATCGAACAGAATTCTGAAAAGAATTCGTCAAATATTTATTTTGATGTAGAGACTGCTGTGTCTTCGTTCGAAGGCGAAGTTGAAACTCAAGAGTTTCAAGTAGTAGATTCTAAAACTCAAAAGTACCTAGCAAATGCACAAGTTCTTATTAAGCATAAAGAGTATGACCTTGCCCTTAATATCTTAAGACAAGCAAGCACACGCGACTCGAAGAATCCTTCAGTCCTAAAGATGCTTGGAAATTGTCTAGAGAGAAAAGGCAATTTCAAAGAGGCGATGTTTGCCCGTAAAGCCCTTGTAAAATATGACTACGGTTTTGAGAGTCTCTATTTACAAGCGACTTGTCTTTATAAGCTTGGCCAAGACGAAATGGCCTTGGAAAAATACTACGAAGCTCTTTCTGTTCTAAAAGAAGAGGACACTCAACTTTTCGAAGCCTATAAAAATATGGGAAATATCTTTGTTCGCCAAGGCGACTTTGAAGGTGCTGAGGAGTTCTATAACAAAGCTTATACCATGAACTCCCAATCAGATATTTTGTTGGTAAACTTAGGAACGCTTCAAGTTCAAAGAAATGACTTTGAAAAATCACTTTACTGCTTCCGAAAAGCCGTAGAAGTAAATTCTTTAAATGACAAAGCTTGGGTTGGATTGGCTATGGTACATAACCAACTAGGCGATTCAGATCTAGCATGGGCTAACTTACAAAGTGCTATCGATATCAATCCTGGCAATAGAACAGCAGTTCATCTTCTGGCGAATTGGTCTTTACGTGATAAGAAAATTAAAGCTGGGATCTTAGCACTTCAGCAGTATTTAGCTTCTGTAGAAAGTGATGAGGACATGTCCTTAGTTCTTATCAATCTACTTTGCTCTGACGGTCAAATTGAATGGGCTCTTATGGAGATGGAAAGAGTTCTACTGTGGAATCCAGAGCATCAAGAAGTAAAAGCATTAAAGAAACGTCTTAATAATACTGTGGGAGCCGCTTAG
- a CDS encoding ABC-type thiamine transport protein, ATP-binding protein (COG1118 ABC-type sulfate/molybdate transport systems, ATPase component), which yields MSLVKNLIRKYDDFLIEIPDWEILDEGVTVLMGPSGSGKTSVFRILLGLEECPGLVWDFKGIDLAQLKTPERRLGVVFQTLDLFPHMSARENILFAAKARKISETKVKIRMTQLIEELQMEKFIHRKADVLSGGEKQRVAIARAIMGEPRLLLLDEPFSALDQELREESRKLLKTVIATEKIPTLLVTHDPRDVEVLANKVTKISEGRLL from the coding sequence GTGTCCTTAGTAAAAAACTTAATTCGTAAGTACGATGACTTTCTTATTGAAATCCCAGATTGGGAGATTCTCGATGAAGGCGTTACAGTTTTAATGGGGCCGAGTGGCTCTGGCAAAACATCAGTGTTTAGAATTCTTCTGGGCCTGGAAGAGTGCCCTGGTCTGGTTTGGGACTTTAAGGGGATTGATCTTGCTCAACTAAAAACTCCAGAGCGTCGTTTGGGAGTGGTCTTTCAAACGCTGGATCTCTTTCCGCATATGTCAGCTCGAGAGAATATTTTGTTTGCAGCTAAGGCTCGTAAGATTTCTGAGACAAAAGTAAAAATACGGATGACACAGTTGATTGAAGAATTACAAATGGAGAAATTTATCCACCGTAAAGCCGATGTTCTTTCTGGTGGTGAGAAACAAAGAGTGGCCATTGCCCGTGCAATCATGGGCGAACCAAGACTACTTCTTTTAGACGAACCGTTTTCTGCTTTAGATCAAGAACTTCGCGAAGAAAGTCGCAAACTTTTAAAGACTGTCATTGCGACTGAGAAAATTCCGACGTTACTTGTGACTCATGATCCCCGAGATGTTGAGGTTTTAGCGAACAAAGTGACGAAGATTTCTGAAGGGCGATTGCTCTAA